The Fervidibacillus albus genome contains a region encoding:
- a CDS encoding aldo/keto reductase has protein sequence MEKTLQGTFRLHNGVQMPYFGLGVYKVPDGEEVVQAVKTALDAGYRLIDTAQFYQNEEGVGQAIKESGVPREEIFVTTKVWNTSQGYDSTLKTFEKSLEKLRLEYIDLYLIHWPVSDKYLDTWRALERLYEEGSVRAIGVSNFHIHHLKNLMNYFEQKPVVNQVELHPYLTQEPLRRFCLENDIKVESWSPLARGQMIGDPVIGQISKKYGKTPAQIVLRWHVQNDLIVIPKSKSPSRIRENADIFDFTLTKEDMEKINTLNKDYRTGSNPDDF, from the coding sequence ATGGAAAAAACATTACAAGGGACGTTCCGTTTGCATAACGGTGTACAGATGCCGTATTTTGGTCTTGGCGTTTACAAAGTTCCGGATGGGGAAGAGGTCGTACAAGCTGTGAAAACGGCGTTAGATGCAGGATATCGATTGATCGATACGGCACAATTTTACCAAAATGAAGAAGGGGTAGGTCAGGCGATAAAGGAAAGTGGTGTACCACGTGAAGAGATTTTTGTAACAACAAAGGTGTGGAATACCTCTCAAGGATACGACTCCACGTTGAAAACGTTCGAAAAAAGTTTGGAAAAATTACGATTGGAATATATCGATCTGTATTTAATCCATTGGCCGGTTTCCGATAAATATTTAGATACGTGGCGAGCGTTGGAACGGTTATATGAGGAGGGATCGGTTCGGGCGATTGGTGTAAGCAATTTCCATATTCATCATTTAAAAAACTTAATGAATTACTTTGAACAAAAGCCTGTCGTTAACCAAGTTGAACTTCATCCGTATTTAACCCAAGAACCTCTCCGTCGTTTTTGCTTAGAAAACGATATAAAAGTTGAGTCATGGTCGCCGTTAGCAAGGGGACAGATGATCGGTGATCCGGTAATTGGTCAAATTAGTAAAAAGTACGGAAAAACGCCCGCTCAAATTGTTCTTCGTTGGCACGTACAAAACGATTTAATTGTAATTCCGAAGTCGAAAAGCCCTTCCCGAATTCGAGAAAATGCCGACATATTCGATTTTACACTGACGAAGGAAGATATGGAAAAAATAAACACATTAAATAAAGATTATCGAACTGGCTCGAATCCCGATGATTTTTAA
- a CDS encoding acyl-CoA synthetase has product MDWITKRAELSGEKTAIIDIFYNRKLSYKQLDIQVNRWANIFRAYQIKKGDRVAVIAPNQAELFEIMFACGKIGAIFVPLNWRLSEEELKYILADSSPSLIVFNERYDDRVKTLAIDTIPLLSISNPPNVEITNWKWDDHKEEEPWLIIYTGGTTGLPKGVVLSYRAVTWNAINTVVSWGLTEDEITLNYMPMFHSGGINALSIPILFNGGTVVIGDQFNPVEALKNLNRYQCTIALFVPTMYHMMQQTEEFEKLDFPSMKAFVSGGAPCPFSIYDKFAAKGLPFREGYGLTEAGPNNFYISPKEAMEKRGSVGKPMMFNDVKIVDEQGKEILNNGVGELLIRGKHLFTKYWNKDQTTAETLKNGWLHTGDFAKRDEEGYFYIVGRKKDVIITGGENVYPLEIEQWLLQHEAIDEVAVVGIPDEKWGERIVAFVSLKGTDLSENELKDYCEKKLAKFKVPKAFVSVDQLPKTPVGKIDKKALMDVLSEQTEQS; this is encoded by the coding sequence GTGGATTGGATCACAAAAAGGGCGGAATTATCAGGGGAAAAAACGGCTATTATCGATATTTTTTACAATCGTAAGCTGTCTTATAAACAATTGGACATACAAGTAAATCGATGGGCAAACATTTTTCGTGCCTATCAAATCAAAAAGGGGGATCGGGTGGCTGTTATCGCCCCGAATCAGGCGGAATTATTCGAAATCATGTTCGCCTGTGGAAAAATCGGAGCGATCTTCGTTCCGTTAAATTGGCGATTATCCGAAGAAGAATTGAAATATATTTTAGCTGATTCCTCCCCTTCACTCATTGTATTCAATGAAAGATACGATGATCGAGTGAAAACATTAGCAATAGATACTATCCCCCTACTATCCATTTCTAATCCCCCGAATGTAGAAATAACCAATTGGAAATGGGATGACCATAAGGAAGAAGAACCTTGGTTAATCATTTATACGGGCGGTACAACCGGCCTGCCGAAAGGGGTTGTTTTAAGCTACCGGGCGGTTACATGGAATGCAATCAATACGGTTGTTAGTTGGGGGTTGACGGAAGATGAAATTACCTTAAATTATATGCCGATGTTCCATTCAGGGGGAATTAACGCCTTATCGATTCCGATTTTATTCAACGGTGGAACAGTCGTCATCGGCGATCAATTCAATCCTGTTGAAGCATTGAAAAATTTAAATCGGTATCAATGTACAATCGCCCTTTTCGTACCGACGATGTACCATATGATGCAGCAAACGGAGGAATTTGAGAAACTCGATTTTCCAAGTATGAAAGCGTTCGTATCCGGTGGTGCCCCGTGCCCCTTTTCAATTTATGATAAGTTTGCCGCAAAAGGATTGCCTTTTCGGGAAGGTTACGGATTGACAGAAGCAGGTCCGAACAATTTTTATATTTCACCGAAGGAGGCGATGGAGAAAAGAGGGTCCGTGGGAAAACCGATGATGTTCAATGATGTGAAAATTGTCGATGAACAAGGAAAGGAAATTTTAAATAATGGTGTCGGGGAATTATTAATACGAGGGAAACATTTGTTTACGAAATATTGGAATAAGGATCAAACGACAGCTGAAACGTTAAAAAACGGCTGGCTACACACGGGAGATTTTGCAAAAAGGGATGAGGAAGGATATTTTTACATCGTCGGTCGGAAAAAGGATGTCATCATTACGGGTGGGGAAAATGTGTACCCGTTGGAAATTGAACAATGGCTGTTGCAACATGAAGCGATCGACGAGGTAGCTGTTGTTGGCATTCCCGATGAAAAATGGGGGGAACGAATCGTCGCCTTTGTCAGCTTGAAAGGAACAGATCTTTCAGAAAATGAATTAAAGGATTATTGTGAAAAAAAATTGGCGAAATTTAAAGTTCCGAAGGCGTTCGTTTCCGTCGATCAATTACCGAAAACACCGGTTGGAAAAATCGATAAAAAGGCATTAATGGATGTACTGTCCGAACAGACGGAACAATCATAA
- the fabG gene encoding 3-oxoacyl-ACP reductase FabG translates to MRLKNKVVIITGAAGGIGFAAVKKFVQEGAKVVLADYDESQLASREKELQEKRMGDFLSVVVDVSDRNSVDRMTKAAVDTFGTIDVLVNNAGITKDALLTKMEPVDFQKVIDVNLTGVFNCTQAVVGHMINNGKGKIINTSSVSGVYGNIGQTNYAASKAAVIGMTKTWAKELGKKGINVNAVVPGFTETNMVTTVPAKVIESIKGMIPLKRLGKPDDIANAYVFLASNEADYINGAILHVDGGIAM, encoded by the coding sequence ATGAGATTGAAGAATAAAGTTGTTATAATCACCGGAGCTGCAGGGGGAATCGGATTTGCTGCAGTAAAGAAATTCGTTCAGGAAGGAGCGAAAGTCGTTCTTGCCGATTACGATGAAAGCCAACTAGCATCTAGGGAAAAAGAATTGCAAGAGAAACGCATGGGTGATTTCCTTTCTGTGGTCGTCGATGTATCCGATCGAAACAGCGTGGATAGGATGACAAAGGCAGCAGTTGACACCTTTGGAACGATTGATGTTTTAGTAAATAATGCTGGAATTACAAAGGACGCACTACTTACAAAAATGGAACCGGTCGATTTTCAAAAAGTAATCGATGTTAACTTAACAGGTGTATTCAACTGTACTCAAGCTGTCGTCGGACATATGATCAACAATGGAAAAGGAAAGATTATTAACACATCTTCTGTATCAGGTGTGTACGGGAATATCGGGCAAACGAATTATGCAGCATCGAAGGCAGCGGTGATTGGAATGACGAAAACGTGGGCGAAGGAACTCGGGAAAAAAGGAATAAACGTTAATGCGGTCGTTCCCGGTTTTACGGAAACGAATATGGTGACAACCGTTCCGGCGAAAGTAATCGAATCGATTAAGGGAATGATCCCGTTAAAACGACTCGGTAAGCCGGATGATATTGCGAACGCATACGTATTTTTAGCTTCAAATGAAGCGGATTATATTAACGGAGCGATTTTGCACGTAGATGGTGGAATTGCGATGTAA